A genomic region of Lasioglossum baleicum chromosome 16, iyLasBale1, whole genome shotgun sequence contains the following coding sequences:
- the Shu gene encoding inactive peptidyl-prolyl cis-trans isomerase shutdown, whose protein sequence is MAKFINRMDGFTLQDLTANDGVVFEIGEYKENDEVEEEFSYSPHISLTNEEALNLLNMDDFENEENNETGDNSCSVFGVSFDELKTKMTNVLEDGKITKLIKQKGVGDVIPFDAQVTVKYLGHFEYNDEPFDSSFTRGGAETFRLNQGALLPGLEIAIRTMRKHEIAMFIVHPDLAYGRFGCAPRIPPNMHILFIVHLVDFVDNGSVETLDNLSREEKRKFENAVKRARANFNTAKDCFKRQRIKQAIREYARAIHWLEEAELQNDKDEAEFNKLISRGYSNLAICYNLQNMPRRACDACNRVTVPSAKTYFTHGRALFKMGEYKSAMEQLQMSLAFEPNNEDTVKEIRLVNEMQRKYMEVEKKLWSNCLKTKQKVMTETEFAKIAREMCETFAQDSQVLRLPLPESLTQEEDSCIREQAAALGLMVTTHQRYGREITYLNKPNY, encoded by the exons ATGGCGAAATTTATAAATAGGATGGACGGCTTCACTTTACA AGATCTAACTGCGAATGATGGCGTCGTATTTGAAATCGGCGAATATAAGGAAAACGATGAAGTGGAGGAGGAATTTTCTTACTCGCCTCATATTTCGTTAACAAACGAAGAAGCCTTGAATTTATTAAACATGGATGATTTTGAGAACGAAGAAAATAATGAGACCGGTGATAATTCTTGCTCTGTCTTTGGCGTAAGCTTCGACGAACTGAAGACTAAAATGACAAATGTTCTCGAAGATGGCAAG ATTACAAAACTGATCAAACAAAAAGGAGTCGGAGATGTCATACCTTTTGATGCCCAAGTTACCGTAAAGTATCTCGGTCACTTCGAGTACAACGATGAGCCATTCGATTCCAGTTTCACTCGTGGAGGGGCAGAAACCTTCCGTCTCAATCAAGGCGCATTGTTACCAGGCTTAGAGATTGCTATTAGAACCATGAGAAAACATGAGATAGCAATGTTCATTGTACATCCAGATTTGGCATATGGAAGATTTGGTTGTGCTCCTCGTATTCCTCCGAACATGCATATTTTGTTCATCGTCCACTTGGTAGACTTTGTGGATAACGGATCGGTTGAGACTCTTGATAATCTTTCcagagaagagaaaagaaaattcgaaaatgctGTCAAAAGGGCACGGGCAAACTTCAATACCGCTAAAGACTGTTTTAAGAGGCAAAGAATCAAGCAAGCGATAAGGGA GTATGCGAGAGCGATTCACTGGCTGGAAGAAGCAGAGTTACAAAACGACAAGGATGAGGCAGAATTCAACAAGCTGATTTCGCGAGGCTACAGCAACCTTGCGATTTGTTACAACTTGCAGAACATGCCTCGTCGTGCTTGTGACGCGTGCAATAGAGTAACCGTGCCGTCAGCGAAAACTTATTTCAC TCACGGGCGAGCTTTATTCAAAATGGGCGAATACAAGAGTGCAATGGAACAATTGCAAATGTCTCTGGCATTTGAGCCTAATAACGAGGACACCGTGAAAGAGATTCGGCTG gTAAACGAGATGCAACGGAAGTACATGGAAGTAGAGAAGAAACTTTGGTCAAATTGCTTGAAGACCAAGCAAAAAGTGATGACGGAAACAGAGTTCGCGAAAATCGCGCGCGAGATGTGCGAGACTTTCGCACAGGACAGCCAAGTGCTGAGACTGCCACTTCCAGAGTCGCTAACACAGGAAGAAGATAGTTGCATTCGTGAACAAGCCGCCgcgctcggcctcatggttaccACGCACCAAAGATACGGAAGGGAAATAACATATCTTAACAAACCTAATTATTAA
- the Pih1d1 gene encoding PIH1 domain containing 1, with protein MSDRTFLDVNDSIITKNLTLPEIAAQTNLLKQIDSKPFFIIQPTPGICIKTKTDGGEKIFINICTSDKIPAPEDISDAKLFEIQLEESQDFLIPLSIGSERLESDKGGSPCITYDVALNVKYFEKCQQKKNFLHFTILVIIDGVGMKSNRTLNVDDYVILKNRKVMGKLQQHKIENREPRSQSRAKKPLIEEINSSTTETPRKKIVEIENSSTLNYILLKQPLEGPAKHLIGLFEMPKGINREDVEVLVNEDRIVIAVDKTGLTHDLSVPYIIDVASVKCGLDKNLKVLRLDMPVESDAPSIK; from the exons aTGAGCGACAGAACTTTTCTTGATGTTAATGAttcaataataacaaaaaatttaaCGTTACCA GAAATTGCAGCACAGACCAATTTATTGAAACAAATCGATTCGAAACCTTTTTTCATCATTCAGCCTACCCCTG GAATATGTATAAAAACAAAGACAGACGGAGGAGAgaagatttttataaatatatgcaCATCGGATAAAATACCAGCACCTGAAGATATATCGGATGCGAAGCTTTTCGAGATACAATTGGAAGAAAGTCAAGATTTTCTTATTCCTTTGAGTATCGGCAGCGAAAGGCTTGAATCTGATAAAG GTGGCTCTCCCTGTATAACGTATGATGTCGCATTAAatgtgaaatattttgaaaaatgccagcagaagaaaaattttctacatttcACGATATTAGTTATAATAGACGGTGTAGGGATGAAGAGCAATAGAACTCTAAACGTGGACGACTATGTGATCCTTAAGAATCGTAAG GTCATGGGGAAATTACAACAACACAAAATCGAAAATCGTGAACCAAGATCTCAATCCCGAGCGAAAAAACCACTTATTGAGGAAATAAACTCTTCTACGACAGAGACTCctaggaaaaaaattgttgagaTAGAAAACTCTTCTACGTTGAATTACATATTGTTAAAACAACCTTTAGAAGGGCCTGCAAAACATTTGATTGGCTTATTCGAAATGCCTAAAGGG ATTAACAGAGAGGATGTGGAGGTGCTAGTAAATGAAGATCGTATTGTAATTGCTGTTGATAAAACTGGACTTACACACGACCTTTCAGTTCCTTATATTATAGACGTAGCTAGTGTAAAATGCGGTTTGGATAAAAATCTCAAG GTACTCAGGCTGGACATGCCTGTCGAAAGTGATGCACCcagtattaaataa
- the LOC143216700 gene encoding sphingosine-1-phosphate phosphatase 2 gives MWSETVEHLKDAHLVAKIQKAFGVRIHHKRDLKEHRCEDSSAEETTREITSAKFEQDLDDRARNSAESRKNGHVPRRNVTASNDKREHPPTTSNNSNYTITNYFWYYLFVLGTQLGDEIFYSTFIPFWFWNIDGAVGRRVVLVWAIVMTTGQILKDVICWPRPACPPAVRLQAKWSEEYGMPSTHAMIGISIPFSVVLFTMNRYIYPFPIGWTIAFLWCTLVCMSRLYLGMHTVLDILAGLILAVALMIPLIPLVDMTDYYFVSNVWALAMLIAMSILVVVYYPTSNRWTPTRGDTSMVVSVTTGVHVGAWLNYKTGAMITPTQTPPYHILWPSNAMFGCLILRTILGFCSILATRAVCKSLSYGTLCAILKVSAKDLMKSENSLENKSKVLVDLVYKYLTCFMIGVNTVYLLPNVFTMIGIERPTFYTEI, from the exons ATGTGGTCTGAAACTGTAGAGCATCTGAAGGATGCGCATTTGGTCGCGAAGATTCAAAAAGCGTTCGGGGTGAGGATACATCACAAAAGGGATTTGAAGGAGCATCGTTGCGAGGACAGCTCCGCGGAGGAGACGACGCGCGAAATCACCTCCGCAAAGTTTGAACAAGATTTGGACGATCGTGCGCGGAATTCTGCGGAATCCAGGAAAAATGGTCACGTCCCGAGGAGAAATGTCACCGCGTCGAACGACAAGCGAGAACACCCGCCGACGACCAGCAACAATTCGAATTACACCATAACGAATTACTtctggtattatttgttcgtatTGGGGACGCAATTAGGCGACGAGATATTCTATTCCACGTTTATACCGTTTTGGTTTTGGAATATCGATGGAGCGGTCGGTAGACGAGTTGTCTTGGTGTGGGCCATTGTCATGACCACAG GCCAGATACTGAAAGACGTTATTTGCTGGCCAAGACCCGCATGCCCGCCAGCAGTTCGATTGCAAGCGAAATGGTCAGAAGAGTATGGCATGCCATCTACTCATGCCATGATTGGTATATCAATTCCTTTCAGTGTAGTATTATTTACAATGAATAGATATATTTATCCTTTTCCTATTGGCTGGACGATCGCTTTTCTTTG gtgtacgcTTGTGTGCATGAGCAGGCTCTATTTGGGCATGCACACAGTGTTAGACATTCTTGCAGGCTTAATATTAGCCGTCGCTTTAATGATACCATTGATACCGTTGGTGGACATGACAGATTATTATTTTGTTTCTAATGTTTGGGCTTTAGCAATGCTGATTGCTATGAGCATACTTGTTGTAGTGTATTATCCTACGAGCAACAGATGGACACCGACCAG AGGTGACACAAGTATGGTGGTGTCCGTTACTACTGGAGTTCATGTAGGGGCATGGCTGAATTATAAGACTGGAGCAATGATCACTCCCACGCAAACACCACCGTATCATATTCTATGGCCTTCGAACGCGATGTTTGGTTGCTTGATACTTAGAACGATACTCGGTTTCTGTAGCATTCTTGCGACAAGAGCTGTGTGCAAATCTCTCAGCTATGGGACACTGTGTGCCATATTAAAAGTCAGTGCCAAGGACCTTATGAAAAGCGAGAATTCTTTGGAAAACAAGAGTAAAGTTCTTGTCGATCTAGTCTACAAATATCTAACTTGTTTCATGATAGGTGTAAATACAGTGTATCTCTTGCCAAACGTTTTTACTATGATCGGTATCGAAAGGCCAACGTTCTACACTGAAATTTAA
- the LOC143216698 gene encoding uncharacterized protein LOC143216698 isoform X1, producing the protein MEIESKDRVLPDDTGDLCRVCLTANLNNQYIFDATRNDSNTTDTDTSNFSDKFRLCSGVEMTENDGLPATICMQCTIKVNQAYELRIQCQRSDTWLRELCGKLTTIYNGNRLRATKDQCCQTDYTFNSSFVKIEADIPCTVAQEESLDYKDAEAINESNESIETNSHLSNVSIKRIPAGSEKSSVGREAYRTRRTTMFKRVTSMENLRNHKERQRQYIKKNANVKRDIVENDHSDNVRDMVSQNLYTCSKCSRCYSSKRSLDRHIATHNEKKFTCDKCSKQFLQLNDLIKHNKLHKVKEKAKPVLCSICNKSFKKTDTMVRHLNIHKRANPKEVLSILKEIRDKRKFENISEEPVNETNDGRKEIRETYVNNESRDTVKKYALDSDILNARIDAFENAAFYRCKYCDKSCSTDKLLQDHLLTHAEKKFVCNVCNMKFFRLDRLESHKKRYGHNEDETSLEIQKPSDEKSAIKLINSWIREELDSDNEEKGFPCKICGKSYDTKRSLSKHQLNTHNSKDEGCTSCGDNCACEEKDKDQQKATEILKPYRCEECNKSFEKEVKLQRHARIHERSKEPEDANFKRYLCHICSKTFRQNTGLMFHMRTHTGYKPHVCKYCGRGFTSNSNCINHERTHTGDRPFVCHFCSAAFAKSCTLKAHITTHTGEANYHCKTCGKSFRRLKYLKEHRFTHTGEKPYACKICGTAYSHNGSLFVHEKKCRAQYQNAQSYCQSKTGVTPIITILPQNHLNEIIVPLNVQDGKAYDMQSMNSPTIDSVSPVTTPDLHVHPSTDNSDVSLSVKNFALIGHVFQS; encoded by the exons ATGGAGATCGAAAGCAAAGACAGAGTTCTGCCCGATGATACTGGCGATCTTTGCCGCGTTTGTCTTACAGCGAATCTAAATAACCAATACATTTTTGACGCTACTCGAAATGATTCGAATACCACGGACACGGACACGTCGAACTTCTCTGATAAATTTCGCTTGTGCAGCGGCGTGGAG ATGACAGAGAACGATGGTCTACCTGCCACTATCTGCATGCAATGTACGATTAAAGTAAATCAAGCGTATGAATTAAGGATACAATGTCAACGATCGGATACATGGCTGAGGGAACTCTGTGGCAAATTGACAACAATATACAACGGCAATCGGTTGAGGGCTACCAAG GATCAGTGCTGCCAGACAGATTACACCTTCAACTCTAGTTTTGTGAAAATAGAGGCAGATATACCTTGTACAGTTGCTCAAGAGGAGTCTTTGGATTATAAAGATGCAGAAGCAATTAATGAATCCAACGAATCTATCGAGACCAATAGTCATCTAAGCAACGTTAGTATTAAAAGGATTCCAGCAGGATCTGAGAAGAGTTCAGTGGGCAGAGAAGCGTATAGAACACGAAGGACTACTATGTTCAAAAGGGTGACTTCTATGGAGAACTTAAGAAACCATAAAGAGAGGCAGAGGCAATACATAAAGAAGAACGCGAACGTTAAACGAGATATTGTAGAGAATGATCATTCAGATAACGTTAGGGATATGGTTTCTCAGAATCTTTACACCTGTTCAAAATGTTCTAGGTGTTACTCCAGTAAGAGGTCCCTGGACAGGCACATAGCGACGCacaatgaaaaaaaattcaCATGCGACAAATGTAGCAAACAATTTCTGCAACTGAATGATCTGATTAAGCATAATAAACTGCACAAAGTCAAGGAGAAAGCTAAGCCAGTATTATGTAGCATATGCAATAAGAGTTTTAAGAAAACCGACACTATGGTGAGGCATTTAAACATCCACAAAAGAGCGAATCCGAAAGAGGTTCTCTCGATCTTGAAAGAAATCAGGGACAAACGAAAATTCGAGAATATTAGCGAGGAGCCAGTTAATGAAACGAACGATGGTAGAAAAGAAATTAGAGAGACGTATGTAAATAACGAGAGTAGAGACACAGTTAAGAAGTACGCCTTAGATTCCGATATACTGAACGCAAGAATCGATGCCTTCGAAAACGCGGCATTTTACCGTTGCAAATACTGCGATAAATCTTGTTCCACGGACAAGTTGCTTCAGGATCATTTGCTGACTCACGCCGAGAAGAAATTCGTATGCAACGTTTGCAATATGAAATTCTTCCGGCTAGACAGACTGGAGAGTCACAAGAAGCGATACGGACACAACGAGGACGAGACAAGCTTGGAGATTCAAAAGCCTTCCGACGAAAAGTCGGCTATTAAACTAATCAACAGTTGGATACGAGAGGAGCTCGACTCGGACAACGAGGAGAAGGGTTTCCCTTGTAAAATATGCGGAAAGTCCTACGACACTAAGAGGTCCTTATCAAAGCACCAGCTGAACACGCACAACTCGAAGGATGAGGGATGCACGAGTTGCGGCGACAACTGCGCTTGCGAGGAGAAGGACAAGGACCAGCAGAAGGCGACCGAGATATTGAAGCCGTACCGCTGCGAGGAGTGCAACAAGTCCTTCGAGAAGGAAGTGAAGCTGCAGAGACACGCGAGGATTCACGAGCGCTCCAAAGAACCGGAGGATGCGAACTTCAAGCGATATTTATGCCACATATGCAGCAAGACGTTCCGACAGAACACAGGACTGATGTTCCACATGAGAACGCACACCGGCTACAAGCCACACGTGTGCAAGTACTGCGGCCGTGGATTCACGTCGAATTCGAACTGCATCAACCACGAGAGGACTCACACTGGGGACAGGCCATTCGTATGCCACTTTTGCAGCGCAGCTTTCGCCAAGTCGTGCACCCTTAAAGCACACATCACGACGCACACCGGGGAGGCTAACTACCATTGTAAAACCTGCGGGAAATCGTTTAGGAGGCTGAAATACTTGAAGGAGCACAGGTTCACGCACACCGGCGAGAAACCGTACGCCTGCAAGATCTGTGGCACAGCGTACAGCCACAATGGTAGCTTATTCGTGCACGAGAAAAAGTGCAGAGCACAGTATCAGAACGCCCAAAGCTATTGTCAATCGAAGACAGGTGTGACTCCCATAATCACCATTCTGCCCCAGAACCATCTCAACGAGATCATCGTCCCGTTGAACGTTCAAGACGGCAAAGCGTACGACATGCAGAGCATGAACTCGCCCACCATAGACAGCGTGAGCCCTGTGACCACACCGGACTTGCATGTTCACCCGAGTACTGATAACTCGGACGTCTCGCTGTCTGTAAAAAATTTTGCTCTTATCGGGCACGTGTTTCAATCGTAA
- the LOC143216698 gene encoding uncharacterized protein LOC143216698 isoform X2: protein MIRIPRTRTRRTSLINFACAAAWRIQCQRSDTWLRELCGKLTTIYNGNRLRATKDQCCQTDYTFNSSFVKIEADIPCTVAQEESLDYKDAEAINESNESIETNSHLSNVSIKRIPAGSEKSSVGREAYRTRRTTMFKRVTSMENLRNHKERQRQYIKKNANVKRDIVENDHSDNVRDMVSQNLYTCSKCSRCYSSKRSLDRHIATHNEKKFTCDKCSKQFLQLNDLIKHNKLHKVKEKAKPVLCSICNKSFKKTDTMVRHLNIHKRANPKEVLSILKEIRDKRKFENISEEPVNETNDGRKEIRETYVNNESRDTVKKYALDSDILNARIDAFENAAFYRCKYCDKSCSTDKLLQDHLLTHAEKKFVCNVCNMKFFRLDRLESHKKRYGHNEDETSLEIQKPSDEKSAIKLINSWIREELDSDNEEKGFPCKICGKSYDTKRSLSKHQLNTHNSKDEGCTSCGDNCACEEKDKDQQKATEILKPYRCEECNKSFEKEVKLQRHARIHERSKEPEDANFKRYLCHICSKTFRQNTGLMFHMRTHTGYKPHVCKYCGRGFTSNSNCINHERTHTGDRPFVCHFCSAAFAKSCTLKAHITTHTGEANYHCKTCGKSFRRLKYLKEHRFTHTGEKPYACKICGTAYSHNGSLFVHEKKCRAQYQNAQSYCQSKTGVTPIITILPQNHLNEIIVPLNVQDGKAYDMQSMNSPTIDSVSPVTTPDLHVHPSTDNSDVSLSVKNFALIGHVFQS from the exons ATGATTCGAATACCACGGACACGGACACGTCGAACTTCTCTGATAAATTTCGCTTGTGCAGCGGCGTGGAG GATACAATGTCAACGATCGGATACATGGCTGAGGGAACTCTGTGGCAAATTGACAACAATATACAACGGCAATCGGTTGAGGGCTACCAAG GATCAGTGCTGCCAGACAGATTACACCTTCAACTCTAGTTTTGTGAAAATAGAGGCAGATATACCTTGTACAGTTGCTCAAGAGGAGTCTTTGGATTATAAAGATGCAGAAGCAATTAATGAATCCAACGAATCTATCGAGACCAATAGTCATCTAAGCAACGTTAGTATTAAAAGGATTCCAGCAGGATCTGAGAAGAGTTCAGTGGGCAGAGAAGCGTATAGAACACGAAGGACTACTATGTTCAAAAGGGTGACTTCTATGGAGAACTTAAGAAACCATAAAGAGAGGCAGAGGCAATACATAAAGAAGAACGCGAACGTTAAACGAGATATTGTAGAGAATGATCATTCAGATAACGTTAGGGATATGGTTTCTCAGAATCTTTACACCTGTTCAAAATGTTCTAGGTGTTACTCCAGTAAGAGGTCCCTGGACAGGCACATAGCGACGCacaatgaaaaaaaattcaCATGCGACAAATGTAGCAAACAATTTCTGCAACTGAATGATCTGATTAAGCATAATAAACTGCACAAAGTCAAGGAGAAAGCTAAGCCAGTATTATGTAGCATATGCAATAAGAGTTTTAAGAAAACCGACACTATGGTGAGGCATTTAAACATCCACAAAAGAGCGAATCCGAAAGAGGTTCTCTCGATCTTGAAAGAAATCAGGGACAAACGAAAATTCGAGAATATTAGCGAGGAGCCAGTTAATGAAACGAACGATGGTAGAAAAGAAATTAGAGAGACGTATGTAAATAACGAGAGTAGAGACACAGTTAAGAAGTACGCCTTAGATTCCGATATACTGAACGCAAGAATCGATGCCTTCGAAAACGCGGCATTTTACCGTTGCAAATACTGCGATAAATCTTGTTCCACGGACAAGTTGCTTCAGGATCATTTGCTGACTCACGCCGAGAAGAAATTCGTATGCAACGTTTGCAATATGAAATTCTTCCGGCTAGACAGACTGGAGAGTCACAAGAAGCGATACGGACACAACGAGGACGAGACAAGCTTGGAGATTCAAAAGCCTTCCGACGAAAAGTCGGCTATTAAACTAATCAACAGTTGGATACGAGAGGAGCTCGACTCGGACAACGAGGAGAAGGGTTTCCCTTGTAAAATATGCGGAAAGTCCTACGACACTAAGAGGTCCTTATCAAAGCACCAGCTGAACACGCACAACTCGAAGGATGAGGGATGCACGAGTTGCGGCGACAACTGCGCTTGCGAGGAGAAGGACAAGGACCAGCAGAAGGCGACCGAGATATTGAAGCCGTACCGCTGCGAGGAGTGCAACAAGTCCTTCGAGAAGGAAGTGAAGCTGCAGAGACACGCGAGGATTCACGAGCGCTCCAAAGAACCGGAGGATGCGAACTTCAAGCGATATTTATGCCACATATGCAGCAAGACGTTCCGACAGAACACAGGACTGATGTTCCACATGAGAACGCACACCGGCTACAAGCCACACGTGTGCAAGTACTGCGGCCGTGGATTCACGTCGAATTCGAACTGCATCAACCACGAGAGGACTCACACTGGGGACAGGCCATTCGTATGCCACTTTTGCAGCGCAGCTTTCGCCAAGTCGTGCACCCTTAAAGCACACATCACGACGCACACCGGGGAGGCTAACTACCATTGTAAAACCTGCGGGAAATCGTTTAGGAGGCTGAAATACTTGAAGGAGCACAGGTTCACGCACACCGGCGAGAAACCGTACGCCTGCAAGATCTGTGGCACAGCGTACAGCCACAATGGTAGCTTATTCGTGCACGAGAAAAAGTGCAGAGCACAGTATCAGAACGCCCAAAGCTATTGTCAATCGAAGACAGGTGTGACTCCCATAATCACCATTCTGCCCCAGAACCATCTCAACGAGATCATCGTCCCGTTGAACGTTCAAGACGGCAAAGCGTACGACATGCAGAGCATGAACTCGCCCACCATAGACAGCGTGAGCCCTGTGACCACACCGGACTTGCATGTTCACCCGAGTACTGATAACTCGGACGTCTCGCTGTCTGTAAAAAATTTTGCTCTTATCGGGCACGTGTTTCAATCGTAA
- the LOC143216706 gene encoding uncharacterized protein LOC143216706, which translates to MDQGEPSGVSPQKRNPRGKYVLSGQKEMIINLYKKLKQENAGISYKAIIESLTKTTGIGICTVKYAIAEYKSTGAVSSPNMKRRCCSILEKTLEADILAIRRKVHDFWVRREVPNLDKILQAVNDDEELPSFSRSSLHRLLKGMEFRFIKRKRNSALIDKQHIVSWRQNYIKNIRELREEGRPIYYLDETWYNCGDVVNKLWVDTTVTSPRNAEERRLSTGLPAPANKGKRLIILHIGSEDGFLPGGLLCFESKKILPTTTMR; encoded by the exons ATGGACCAAGGAGAGCCATCAGGTGTATCTCCACAGAAGCGGAATCCGAGAGGAAAG tacgttttatcTGGGCAGAAGGAGATGATAATCAACCTGTATAAAAAACTGAAACAGGAAAACGCTGGGATCTCCTACAAGGCGATTATTGAATCCCTGACGAAGACGACGGGGATTGGAATATGTACTGTAAAATATGCGATAGCGGAGTACAAAAGTACAGGCGCTGTTTCGTCGCCGAATATGAAGAGGCGTTGTTGCAGTATTTTGGAGAAAACCTTGGAAGCGGATATTTTGGCCATCAGAAGAAAGGTCCACGACTTTTGGGTACGGCGCGAGGTGCCGAACCTCGATAAAATATTGCAGGCGGTGAATGATGACGAGGAACTCCCGTCGTTCAGCCGATCGAGTTTACACCGCCTGCTGAAGGGGATGGAATTCCGTTTCATTAAAAGGAAGCGGAACAGCGCGCTGATAGATAAACAGCACATTGTCAGCTGGCGGCAGAACTATATCAAGAATATCAGGGAACTGCGCGAGGAAGGGCGTCCAATTTATTACCTGGACGAAACATGGTACAACTGCGGGGATGTTGTCAATAAATTATGGGTAGATACTACGGTCACTTCCCCAAGGAACGCCGAAGAAAGGCGGCTGTCGACCGGCTTACCTGCTCCCGCTAACAAAGGAAAGCGGCTCATTATCCTTCATATCGGGTCAGAGGACGGGTTTTTACCTGGGGGCCTCCTCTGCTTCGAATCGAAAAAAATACTGCCGACTACCACAATGAGATGA
- the LOC143217187 gene encoding uncharacterized protein LOC143217187, producing the protein MDNAPYHSVVKEPHPKVIWKKARIVEWLQGKGETINADLVKTQLLDIAEKYRQPGKIYAVDECAKEHDKLVLRLPPYHCELNPIELAWAQVKHYIRTRNTTFQLEKVRDLVNDAVENVSPTNWQNYIAHVKKEERFRQLDRTIDSVFDEQDDWISESEGEDSDTDGQNALAFRDCNLSLSLSPPLVGQFR; encoded by the exons ATGGATAACGCTCCTTACCATAGCGTGGTAAAGGAGCCACATCCAAAAGTAATCTGGAAGAAAGCCAGAATTGTGGAGTGGCTGCAGGGTAAGGGGGAAACGATTAACGCGGATCTCGTAAAGACGCAGTTATTAGACATCGCCGAAAAATATAGGCAGCCGGGCAAAATCTATGCTGTGGATGAATGTGCAAAAGAGCATGACAAATTAGTATTGCGCCTTCCCCCTTACCACTGCGAGCTAAATCCAATTGAGCTCGCGTGGGCACAAGTAAAACATTATATTAGGACAAGAAACACGACATTTCAATTGGAGAAGGTCCGTGATCTTGTAAACGATGCCGTGGAGAACGTGTCCCCCACAAACTGGCAAAATTACATTGCACATGTAAAGAAGGAGGAGAGATTTCGACAACTAGATCGGACAATCGACTCAGTTTTTGATGAGCAGGACGATTGGATTTCTGAGTCTGAGGGGGAAGACTCGGACACAGACGGACAAA ATGCTCTAGCTTTCCGAGACTGTAATCTTTCATTATCGTTATCGCCGCCGTTAGTCGG GCAGTTCCGATAA